Genomic DNA from Kosmotoga arenicorallina S304:
ATTTCCAGGATCCACCCTTTCAGGGCTGAAAGCAAGATAGAAATCTTCGCCACATTTCAAGCCTGTTTCTTCGAGTATGGGTTTCATGACTTCTTCGGTAGTTCCTGGGTATGTAGTTGACTCTAAAACAACGAGCATATCCTTGTGAAGCCTTTTGGCAACTTCTTTGGTTGAATTTACTACATAAGTCAAATCTGGTTGTTTATATTTATCTAAGGGCGTAGGAACACATATGGCAGCTACATCGCAGTTTCTAAGCTCATCAAAATCAGTCGTTGCCCGGAGTTTCCCCTCCTTTACAATTCTTTCTAAATCTTCGTTTACCACGTCTCCAATATAATTATGCCCTTCGTTCACCATTTGAATTTTCCTTTCTTGAATGTCAAAACCAATAACCTTAAAACCAGCTTTTGCTTTTTCAACTGCCAGAGGAAGTCCTACATAACCAAGGCCTATAACACCTATTACAGCTTCTCTGTTGAGAATTTTCTCTTTGATCATTATTATTTTCACCTCTATCTTATTGATTTTATAAATTTAATAAACTTCGCATGATCTATTGCAAAATTTCCAGACACTCTTGCTCCCTGAGGAACATCTTTAGTCACCACAGCTCCTAGGGTAATCGCCGCTTTGTCTCCAATAGTTATTCCGCTTGAAACTACCGCAGATGGACCTATCCAAACATCTTCGCCGATATTTACACTTCCTGCTATCATTGCACTTGCAGCAATTTTGGTACGCTTCCCAACTTTTACACCATGAGCTATATGAACCAAATTATCAGTTTTAACCTCATCATGGATTTCAGTATTTCTTGTTATGAATAATCCTTTTGAAATAGCATTGTTCGCCTGAAGTTCAACATTATTACCAATTATTACTTTTCCAGCATGTTTTACAACTTTTCTTTTTCCATCGATTTCTACTACTTCATATCCTGGAGTACCAATAACTGTTCCTGCCCTTATTATGCAATTTTGACCAATTTCTACGTTCTCCCAAATAACCGCATTTGGATATATAATTGTATTTTTACCTATTTTCACATTTTTCTCAGCGATGAAAACCCCTGGAAAAATTCTTGCTGAGGGATCTATAAATGTTTTGAAAGGCTTGACATAGAATTCCGTATCAATCAGCGCTTCATGTATTTTGTAAAAAGCTTCTTTTGGATTTTCAGAAATAATTATTCCGCCATCGAAAAAATTGGATATTTTCTTTGCTAATTCTTTCTTTGTGATAACAGCAGATACTAAAGGATTCTTAATAGCCTCAACATACTTTTCGTTTATTAAAAAAACCAAAGTTTTTCTAGATGATAAAGCATTAAGTTTACCCAACGCCATAAAACTGCCTTCTCTAAAAACTTCTCCTACATCAAGTAAGTTCTTAAGTTCTGTCAGCTTCAATTCAATCACCTCCGAGATAACTTATAATTTGATTTACTACATATTCAACTTCCTCTTTCATAAGCTCTGGGAATATAGGCAAAGCAAGTGTTTCTTCGCACGCCTTTTCTGTCTCGGGCAGAAAACCTTCAGGAATGTTCAGATATGCAAAACATTTCTGCTGATGAAGCCCCATGGGATAATAAATAGAAGTTCCTATCCCCTGTTTTGACAGGTAATCCCTTAAAGCATTTCTCTTTTCTCCTGATATACCTTTAAACCTGACAACATATTGATGAAAAACATGTGAACGATCAGAAGGAACCGGGGGAACAACGAGATGGAACTTGTTGTTGGTTGTAGATTGTTGGTTGGACGTATAATCTAAACCTACAACCCACAACCCACGACTTTTTTTGAATTCTTCCCCATACCATTTCGCTATTTTCCTTCTTTTCTCTATGTATTCATTAAGATGTTTTAATTTAACCCTTAGTATAACTGCCTGTATTTCATCAAGCCTGGAATTTATCCCTACTACTTCATGAACGTATTTAGTTTTGGAACCGTGAACACGAAAACTACGGCAAAATTCGGCAATTTTATCATCATCAGTAACGATCATTCCTCCATCACCGTAAGCTCCTAAATTTTTTGTTGGAAAGAATGAGAAGATGGCCACATCCCCTATCGAACCGCTCTTTTTCACCGTGCCATCGGCATATTTCCATGTAGAACCAATGGATTGAGCACAGTCTTCGAGAATTCTTATTCCATATCTTTCCCTGATAACCTCTAATCTTTCTAGATCAACTGTCTGCCCAAATAGATGTACAGGAATCAGGGCTTTTATCTTCTCACTTTGTGGGTGGTTTTTTAGTACATCCTCAACTTGGTCAAGATTGATATTATAAGTTTGTGGATCTATATCCACAAATATGGGAGTAGCATTATTGCGTGTTATGCAACTAGCAGTAGCAAAAAAAGTATATGGTGTTGTTATGACATAATCGCCTTCACCAACTCCAAGAGCTTTTAGGGCAATATAGAGTGCATCAGACCCATTGGCAACACCTATTCCATGCTTGACACCAACTAATTCAGCAATTTCCTTTTCGAGCTTTTGAACGTTTTCCCCAAGAATAACTCTTCCTGAACTAATTACTTTATCGATTTCTGCTAAAATCTCCTGTCTTATAATTGCATACTGTCTTGTCAAATCAAACAATGGAATTTTCATGTTTTACCTCCTTTGCAAAAATCGAGATTCCGAGAAATGGTAATCGAGAGCCGATAAGAACCGAGTTGCGAGTTACGAGTAGCGAGAAAACCAAGGTTCCGAGAACCCGAGAATGGAACGAGAACCGAGATTAAGTAACCGAGAACCGAGACCTCGAGAAATAGTAATAAGAACCCGATAAGCAAAGAATCAAGAATTTCAGCGTTTTCTTTCTCGTCCTCTCGGTTTTCACCCACAACCAACCACTTACAACTATTTTTTCGTCATACCCTCAGCCAACAGAATCCTCTCTATTTAAAATTGGCAAGCTCAACTTCTCCCATTTCTGAGATTGTAAAAACCATAATATTTTTCATTCCTGCATTTTTAGCGTTATTGGCAATATCATTGGAGTGCCTGAAAGAAGCAACAATAACCACGTCATATCGAAGCTCTTTTGCCTCTTCTGCTGAATAGACATATAATCCATGAAACATATTTCCTTGCTTAACCTTCGAATCATCTACAAATCCTATTGGTTCAATGCCTTCTGTTTGAAGAATATCAAAGAGGATGCTTCCTATAATTCCAGCACCATAAAGTAATGGTTTTTTGTACTCTTCAAATAAAAGCTTGTCCAGAACCTTGCCAAATATTTCTCGGGATTGGGCATAGAGCTTGGCAATTTCACGAAGATATGAAATGGTGAGAAACTGAAGTCTAAATTTTCCGGTATTTGTCAAGACATATTGCATATTTCTCCTGTTTTCTCCTACCTTCTTTATATACCCTTTATTTTCAAAATCGTTTAAATAGCGATTAATCATACTGGGCACTACCCCGGAAATTTGCGACAGCCTTTGTTGAGAAATATCTGGATTTTTCGTAATAGCCCTTAAGATGCTCATTTCGCGAAAATCAGGCGATGGATTCAAAAAAGAAAATTCATTTATGTTCATAATTTCACCTCTTTATTCATTCACTGAGTGAATTATAACATATTCAGCCTTCATTTCAAATAATTACAAATAGAAAACCCTCTTTGAATTTGTTGATATGTCATTAATACTGTATAATTTGACTCGTAGAAAGGAGAGGCTTTTAATGCCAGATTCAGCATTTGTCTCTGTGATTATACCCGCTCGAAACGAAGAAAAATTTATTGCCAGATGTTTGGAAAGCTTTTTGAAGCAGGACTATCCTCAACATTTGATTGAAATTGTTATAGTGGATGGAATGAGCGAGGATAACACAGAGAAAATCGTTTCTAAGTTTATATCAAAACATCCTAATATAAAATTGCTCAAAAACGAAAAGAGGATAACGCCAGTGGCGTTGAATATCGGCATCAAGAATGCCAAAGGTGATTATATATTGTTCTCCGGCGCGCATAGCGAAATACCACCAGATTATGTATCCAGATGTGTGAAGTACCTAGAAGAGTATGAAGCAGATAATGTTGGCGGGGTTGTCATTACCAAGCCCCGTGAAAACACTACAAAAGGCAAAGTTATAGTAGAATTGCTTTCGCATCCTTTTGGGGTTGGTGGGTCAAAATTCCGTACTGGTGTAAATAAACCGACAAATGTTGATACAGTTCCCTTTGGCTGCTATCGTAGGGAGGCATTCGAAAAAATAGGTCTTTTTAATGAACATCTAATTAGAAATCAGGATATAGAGCTAAATTTAAGACTGAAACGAGCAGGTGGCAAAATTATGCTTTTTCCTGACATATCACTGACATATTATGCTCGTTCAACCTTTAAGGAATTGTGGAAAAACAATTTTGGAAATGGTTTTTGGGTAGTTTATGCGGATAAATTCTCCAAACTGCCTTTTTCTTTAAGACATTTGGTTCCCTTTTTCTTTGTTTTGTTCCTCTCTATTGGAAGTATTTTATCTTTTTTCTCTTTCTACACCAGGGAAGTTTTTCTTGCTATTTTGTCTTTATATATGATACTTGATTTTGTATTTTCGCTATCAATTGCCAAAAAGCTCAAAAGCCTAAAAGCTTTCTTTTTATCGTTCTTTGGGTTTTTGAGTTTGCATGTTTCTTATGGGTTGGGGTCAGTGGTTGGTTTTTTATTTGTTTTGTTTAGCGGGGGTAAAAAGCGATGAAAATTTCAATTAGCAGGGATAAATGGAAACCTTTATCAAAAGAATATGGACATCTGCTAGTACCCTCAAAAGCCGCAATTGGAGTAAACAAGAAAAAAGAGCTTGAGCAAATCGGTATGACTTATATATATTCCACAGGCTCTGAAACCGAAATCAATTCTGGCATAGTTAAGCAGCAACCTTTATTTATTGACAAAAACAACTTAGAAATAAATGATTCGATAGAAAATGATAATTACCGTTTTCAAGAAAATGCCGTATTAGAATTACTTTCTTTTGGATATGTATTAGGTAACAATACATTAATTGATGATTTTAGACAAATTATCCCGGGACAGAAAATGATTATTAACAATTACGGAAAAATAATCAACACAAGTGATGAATACAAAAATCTTCCGAGAATAACGAATTTATCAGAGACTGAATTTGAAGAGAATTTTTTTAAGACATTAATGAAGGTTTTCGAGCAAGCTTTATATTTTTCTGAAGGTAAAAGAATTCTTATTCCGCTAAGTGGCGGATATGATTCAAGGCTAATAGCTTGTATTCTTAAAGAGCTGAATGTAAATAATGTTGTATGTGTTAGCTATGGTGTTCCAGGGACAGGGAATGTTGAAAC
This window encodes:
- a CDS encoding UDP-3-O-(3-hydroxymyristoyl)glucosamine N-acyltransferase, which gives rise to MKLTELKNLLDVGEVFREGSFMALGKLNALSSRKTLVFLINEKYVEAIKNPLVSAVITKKELAKKISNFFDGGIIISENPKEAFYKIHEALIDTEFYVKPFKTFIDPSARIFPGVFIAEKNVKIGKNTIIYPNAVIWENVEIGQNCIIRAGTVIGTPGYEVVEIDGKRKVVKHAGKVIIGNNVELQANNAISKGLFITRNTEIHDEVKTDNLVHIAHGVKVGKRTKIAASAMIAGSVNIGEDVWIGPSAVVSSGITIGDKAAITLGAVVTKDVPQGARVSGNFAIDHAKFIKFIKSIR
- a CDS encoding glycosyltransferase family 2 protein translates to MPDSAFVSVIIPARNEEKFIARCLESFLKQDYPQHLIEIVIVDGMSEDNTEKIVSKFISKHPNIKLLKNEKRITPVALNIGIKNAKGDYILFSGAHSEIPPDYVSRCVKYLEEYEADNVGGVVITKPRENTTKGKVIVELLSHPFGVGGSKFRTGVNKPTNVDTVPFGCYRREAFEKIGLFNEHLIRNQDIELNLRLKRAGGKIMLFPDISLTYYARSTFKELWKNNFGNGFWVVYADKFSKLPFSLRHLVPFFFVLFLSIGSILSFFSFYTREVFLAILSLYMILDFVFSLSIAKKLKSLKAFFLSFFGFLSLHVSYGLGSVVGFLFVLFSGGKKR
- a CDS encoding DegT/DnrJ/EryC1/StrS family aminotransferase, whose product is MKIPLFDLTRQYAIIRQEILAEIDKVISSGRVILGENVQKLEKEIAELVGVKHGIGVANGSDALYIALKALGVGEGDYVITTPYTFFATASCITRNNATPIFVDIDPQTYNINLDQVEDVLKNHPQSEKIKALIPVHLFGQTVDLERLEVIRERYGIRILEDCAQSIGSTWKYADGTVKKSGSIGDVAIFSFFPTKNLGAYGDGGMIVTDDDKIAEFCRSFRVHGSKTKYVHEVVGINSRLDEIQAVILRVKLKHLNEYIEKRRKIAKWYGEEFKKSRGLWVVGLDYTSNQQSTTNNKFHLVVPPVPSDRSHVFHQYVVRFKGISGEKRNALRDYLSKQGIGTSIYYPMGLHQQKCFAYLNIPEGFLPETEKACEETLALPIFPELMKEEVEYVVNQIISYLGGD
- a CDS encoding MarR family winged helix-turn-helix transcriptional regulator, translating into MNINEFSFLNPSPDFREMSILRAITKNPDISQQRLSQISGVVPSMINRYLNDFENKGYIKKVGENRRNMQYVLTNTGKFRLQFLTISYLREIAKLYAQSREIFGKVLDKLLFEEYKKPLLYGAGIIGSILFDILQTEGIEPIGFVDDSKVKQGNMFHGLYVYSAEEAKELRYDVVIVASFRHSNDIANNAKNAGMKNIMVFTISEMGEVELANFK